The Sorangiineae bacterium MSr11367 genome window below encodes:
- a CDS encoding histidinol-phosphate aminotransferase family protein produces the protein MDSPAHGGPVDDELAALGLRAGDVLDFSVNVNPYGPCPSVVRAIAEAPLDRYPDPSAAPTRRALAARLDEPEGRIILGNGAVDLLWLLARTWLRPGDLALAVEPTFSEMQRAAMQAGARILEHRTSPCDDFAIDITALDAQLRDARPRLVYVCTPSNPVGVFTPFEALEDLAERHPDTLFVCDVSFLSLSTHHAAVRRSRRIAWVCSLTKDHALPGLRIGYAAAPESLVARMEAERPPWSIGAPAQAAILAAFEPEARRFVDESRVRLLQDRAALEARLHHLDVRTHPSDTVYVLVDLGGRRLATPLRRTLLERHAVLVRDATSFGLPGHIRLAARPQPDAELLVSALRQELRP, from the coding sequence ATGGATAGCCCCGCGCACGGTGGTCCCGTCGACGACGAGCTGGCCGCACTCGGTCTGCGCGCCGGCGACGTGCTCGACTTCAGCGTCAACGTCAATCCCTATGGACCATGCCCGAGCGTGGTGCGCGCCATCGCCGAGGCTCCGCTGGACCGTTACCCGGACCCTTCAGCGGCACCCACGCGCCGTGCGCTCGCAGCCCGCCTCGACGAACCCGAGGGCCGGATCATCCTCGGAAACGGCGCCGTCGATCTCCTCTGGCTCCTCGCCCGCACGTGGCTGCGCCCCGGCGACCTCGCCCTGGCCGTCGAGCCGACCTTCTCCGAAATGCAGCGTGCGGCCATGCAGGCCGGGGCACGCATCCTCGAGCACCGGACCTCCCCGTGCGACGACTTCGCCATCGACATCACCGCGCTCGATGCGCAGCTTCGCGATGCCCGCCCGCGGCTCGTTTACGTCTGCACCCCCTCCAATCCCGTGGGCGTTTTCACGCCCTTCGAGGCCCTCGAAGACCTGGCCGAGCGCCACCCGGACACCTTGTTCGTGTGCGACGTCTCGTTCCTCTCGCTCAGCACGCACCACGCCGCCGTGCGCCGTTCGCGCCGCATCGCGTGGGTCTGCTCGCTCACGAAGGATCATGCGCTGCCGGGCCTGCGCATTGGTTACGCCGCGGCCCCCGAGTCTCTGGTCGCGCGCATGGAGGCCGAGCGGCCGCCATGGTCGATCGGCGCGCCCGCGCAAGCCGCGATCCTTGCCGCCTTCGAGCCCGAGGCGCGCCGCTTCGTCGACGAGAGCCGCGTTCGGCTTCTCCAGGATCGCGCTGCGCTCGAAGCCCGGCTTCACCACCTCGACGTGCGCACGCATCCGAGCGACACCGTCTACGTGCTCGTCGATCTCGGGGGCCGCCGCCTCGCCACGCCATTGCGCCGCACCTTGCTCGAGCGGCATGCCGTCCTGGTGCGCGATGCCACCTCCTTCGGGTTGCCCGGGCACATCCGCCTGGCCGCCCGCCCGCAACCCGATGCGGAACTGCTCGTCTCCGCCCTTCGCCAAGAGCTTCGCCCATGA